The Populus trichocarpa isolate Nisqually-1 chromosome 2, P.trichocarpa_v4.1, whole genome shotgun sequence genome has a window encoding:
- the LOC18096581 gene encoding COP9 signalosome complex subunit 4, which translates to MEGAFAGASAITDQRQKIEQYKHILSSVFSSNDIVQSKKFIDHMLSDDVPLVVSRQLLQTFAHELGRLEPETEKEIAMYTLAQIQPRVVSFEEQVLIIREKLAELFESEQQWSKAAQMLSGIDLDSGMRIIDDTFRLSKCVQIARLYLEDDDAVNAEAFINKASFLVSNSQHEVLNLQYKVCYARILDLKRKFLEAALRYYNISQIEKRQIGDETIDEEALEQALSAAVTCTILAAAGPQRSRVLATLYKDERCSKLKIYPILQKVYLERILRKPEIDAFSEELKAHQKALLPDNFTVLDRAMIEHNLLSASKLYTNISFDELGTLLGIPPHKAEKIASRMIYEDRMRGTIDQVEAVIHFEDDTEELQQWDQQIVGLCQALNDVLDSMAKKGLSVPV; encoded by the exons ATGGAGGGTGCCTTCGCCGGTGCCTCGGCTATTACTGACCAGAGGCAAAAGATCGAACAGTACAAGCACATTCTCTCCTCCGTTTTTTCCTCCAACGACATCGTTCAATCCAAGAAATTCATCGATCACA TGTTGTCGGACGACGTACCGTTGGTAGTGTCGAGGCAGCTATTGCAGACTTTTGCTCATGAGTTAGGGAGGTTGGAGCCGGAGACTGAAAAGGAGATTGCCATGTATACCCTTGCTCAGATTCAGCCTCGAGTTGTTTCTTTCGAAGAGCAG GTGCTAATAATTAGAGAGAAACTTGCTGAACTATTCGAGTCAGAACAGCAATGGTCAAAGGCAGCTCAGATGCTCAGTGGCATTGATCTAGACTCTGGAATGAG GATCATTGATGATACATTCAGATTATCTAAGTGTGTCCAAATTGCTCGCTTGTATCTCGAG GATGATGATGCAGTTAATGCAGAAGCTTTCATCAATAAAGCTTCATTTTTGGTTAGCAACAGCCAACATGAAGTGTTGAACTTGCAATACAAG GTGTGTTATGCAAGAATTTTGGATTTAAAGAGGAAGTTTTTGGAAGCAGCTCTGCGTTACTATAACATCTCTCAAATTGAGAAGAGACAAATAGGAGATGA AACTATTGATGAGGAAGCATTGGAGCAAGCTCTATCTGCTGCTGTGACATGTACAATCTTGGCTGCTGCTGGTCCTCAACGATCACGTGTTCTTGCTACTCTGTACAAG GATGAACGATGCTCGAAGTTAAAAATTTATCCTATATTACAAAAG GTGTATTTAGAGAGAATTTTGAGAAAACCTGAAATCGATGCATTTTCTGAGGAACTCAAAGCACATCAG AAAGCACTTCTGCCAGACAATTTCACTGTACTGGATCGTGCTATGATTGAGCACAATCTTTTGAGTGCAAGCAAACTGTACACAAATATTAG CTTTGATGAGTTGGGCACGTTGCTGGGAATCCCTCCGCACAAG GCAGAGAAGATAGCATCAAGAATGATTTACGAGGATAGAATGAGGGGAACGATTGATCAG GTCGAAGCTGTCATACATTTTGAGGATGACACAGAAGAGCTGCAACAATGGGATCAACAG ATTGTTGGGTTGTGTCAAGCGCTGAATGATGTCCTCGATAGCATGGCAAAGAAGGGCTTGTCTGTTCCTGTCTGA